The Hordeum vulgare subsp. vulgare chromosome 4H, MorexV3_pseudomolecules_assembly, whole genome shotgun sequence genomic interval gaggcacggttttgctatcACAAGAGGCACtgtcgtgcctctcggaaagggaaaaaCGTATTTTTTACTCTTTCTTTTTtccacgagaggcacggttttgctatcCCGAGAGTCACGGACGTGCCTCTTGGAGagggaaaaaacgtgttttttgctctctctctcttttttccgcGAGAGGTACCGTTTTGCTcccacgagaggcacggttttgctgccgcgagaggcacgaccgtgcatctcggaaaggaaaaaatgcaggttttattccgggttttttcatgaaaaaaagtttgtcaaaacctatcaacatgggatctagttttgaagatctcgacgcgagaaacaCAGCGGTTAAAACAGTTTAAGATTTGAACGCACGGGTTAGAAgataaaatatttcaaaaatacggatctatgaaaaaaaagaaaaaacttccaggttgcgacaagtggcacgCATGTAATACGCCACTTGTCGCAATCAGAGAGATGAAAGTAATCGCTGAAAGGTATACTCGCTTGTCGCAATCAGAGAGATGGGAGTAATCGTTGAAAGGTATACACGCTAATTAGTGATTTCACGGATAACCCCTATTTGGCGCTGTAGGCGCCGGTTATAGTGTAATTTTCCTAACCGACGCAGTCGCATGAGCTGGGCTCGGCCCATATTATCTTTTTTCTGTCGTACAAAGAACAAAAACAAAGCGTGCGTCGATCAAGATTCTATCCTACGATGTCTTAGTGATTCGCACGATGCAATAACCTATCGACCGTCGACCATCAGTTATTCAACTACCGCTTCTTACCTATTTTCTACTAGTAcatccttttcctttttttatttttttattttcttttgtctttCTTTATTTATTCGGAAGGGTTTTGTTCTGGTTTTTACTATTTTTCTTTGTTCGTTTTTTCGTTtttgttcttttccttttttcaaatttgaagaactttctttcaaattcgatgaattttttttcaaaattgatgaactctttttcaaaatcgatgaactcTTTTTCAAATACGATGGACtcttttcaaaatcaatgaactctTTTTTACAATTGATGAACTAATTTTAAAATCCAATGAATGTTTTCCCGCACTAGATGAAGTTTTTTTAAATTTATGAACTAtttccaaatttgatgaactattccttaaattgatgaacctttttaaaagtttgtgaacttttttatcaaattggtgaacttttttcTTTCTTGTGAAATTTTttcaaattcgtgaacttttttcaaactcACAAACTTTTATTAAATTAGAGATATTTTAAAATTTTGTAAAAAATTTCTCAAATTAGTGAATTTTAAATATCCGTACTCTTTTTTAATACGTGaggcttttctttttgaaaacaattcgtgaatttttaaaaaatatgtgAACTTCCATTTTTTGGAACAAGGCAGCTACTTTTCTTATTAAATTTATTCGAAGTAGTATTGATCACTACTACCATTTAGTTCTAGTGGTTGGTTCAAGGATCAGCCTTGTTCCATGGCAAGCTGAAGGTCGGCCCGGCCTGATTATTCTCGTATTGTGAAAGGAAGGTGTCAAGTTAAAAAATTATGCTGATGGATCGGGAAGCTCCTATTTGTGGCATTTCCTATTTGGCGCCATAGACATCAGTTAATGTGCATTTTTTGTTACCTGTCGCATGTGGCGTTCGAATTGGCCCATCAAGGCGATGTTGCGAGCGTTGGTTCGGTTAGACGATGCTGAAGGTGCGGTATAGGAGATCCCCATATGTTGTGTCGAGTAAAAGGGTTGTGATGTTCCCAGCCGGGAGGCCTGGTTTGAGGATCAGCCTTGTTCCATGGCAAGCTGAAGGCCGGCCCAGCCTGATTATTCTCATATCGTGAAAGGAAGCTGTCAAGTCAAAAAACTATGCTCATGGGTCGGGAGCTCCTATTTCCAGCATTTCCTATTTGGCGTCACAGGCGTCAGTTAATGTGCATTTTTTGTTACCTCGCGCATGTGGCGTTCGAACTGGGACGGCCCATCAAAGGCTTGTgactttttttttgcaaattcaatgatttttttaaatatggATGATTTTTTGAAATTTGATGAACATCTTTTTGAAAATGGATGAAATTCTTTAAGATTTATGAACTTCTTTTcagttcaatgaacttttttaaataATACATGGAGTTTTTTTTTGAATCTTTATGAACTTCCTTCAAATTTATTGAACTTTTTAAAAGTTTAATGAACTTTTCCTAAATTGGATGAACTTTGTTTCattttcaatgaactttttttcaaaattggtGAGCCTTTTTTAAATATTTGAAGTTTTTTTCCAAATGGTTGAGTCTTTTTTTTAATCTGTAAACCTTTTTTGattttataatttttttcataacaaaaaatcagaaaaggaaaaaaactggAAAGCACTCTAATGGACTGGCTCATACTAGGCATCGAATCGTTAAAAGCCACATGCAGCGCTGCATAGGAGTTCCCTCAATTTGTCACTAACTACAGGAAGGAGGTGCGTGCGAAATGACTAGTTAGCGAATACACCTCCAACGATTACTCCATCTTCataggttgcgacaagtggcgcACTGCATGCGTGCCACTTGTCGCAATCCGGGACTTTTcccttttttcgtagatccgtattttcaaaacgttttatcttcTAAACCGTGTGTTCAAATCTCGTACCGTTCTCATCATTAgctttctcgcgtcgagatcttcaaaactagatcccatgttgataggttttgacgaacttCTTTTTTCATAAAAAACGAAAGAAAACAACCGGACCAAAAAACTGTGCCTCACGCGATAGAAAAAAACTGAAAACGCGCttttttccctttccgagaggcacgggtcgtgcctctcgcgaaggcaaaaccgtgcctctcgcggaagcaaactcGTACCTCTCGCGGGAAAAAAAAgagcagaaaacgcgtttttcccCTTTTCGGAAGAGGCACGGGCGTGTCTCTcgcaaaggcaaaaccgtgccttttgcgaaagcaaaaccgtgcctctcgcaaaaaaaaaacataaaatgcatttttttttcctttcgggcatgcctctcgtgaaggcaaaaccgtgtctctcgtaaaaaaaacagaaaacacgttttatTTTCCTTTCCAAAAGGCatgggcgtgcctctcgcgaaggcaaaagtgTGTCTCTCGCAAAATTatgaaaacacattttttccgttccaagaggcacggccgtgcctctcgcaaaaaaaaagaaACGAGTTTTCGcgtaaaaaaacgtgttttttggaaaaaaaatgattttttttattcCAAAAGTTACGAAAGACCGGTGGAAAACCATaacaccaaaaaaatcagaaaaaacccACTAAAAAAGGATGAAAACGCGTGCGAAAAAATTAAAAAAGGAACAAAATCCGAAGGAAACGCTCTTAGCACGACACGTGGCGACGGTTCGAAAAAGTGGCATCGCGCAGGAACGATCGCTGGAAGACTCCCGAGGAAGCGCTCGCCGGCTAGTTGCTCCCAGACGCGTGccgcaccggggggggggggggggggggcgccccgACTGGACGGCCCAGCTTTCTTTTTTGTCCCAAAAAATCTGAtaatttcctctatttttttctgtttctttttttccttttctgctcAGTACCTTTTTTTGGTTCATTTGTTCTTTCCTTTTCCCTTTTATTTGCTAACTTAAAGCAAAAAATAGGGCCCTATTTTGATTTTTTGTCCCGGGCCCCCAAATTTCTGGAGACGGCCCTGCACCTAAGTTGTCAAGGACGCTGGCCCGGGAGGAAATCTGCTAGTGACGGTTACCGCCATAAATAATGATCTTAGGTGAAGGTATGTTCTTCGTCACTAGGGTTTTAGTTAGAGAATAGCACACATTTTGTAGTGTTAGGATCCCTGCATCAAGATCTATTGGTTTAGGTTCCGTCACCTATGCTTATGTTTTCTTGCGTGTGAGGGTGATTTATAAAATATCAGGGAGTTTTGTTCAACTATTGGAAAAAAATAATGCAATTCAATATAGCAAGTTTAAAATATCTGTATCCGATTTTTAGTATGCTTTAAAAGCAGAATTTTGTTGGCTAACCAAATCTTCTCACCGAGTCTCTCCTCTACCCCATAATTGGTTTACGTAGCCAAAAATTGAGTATGATTGTAGATGGCCTAATGCATCAAATATTATCTAAAAAAAATAGTAGAGTACAATCCAAGTCGCTCACATATATGAACGTACACTCACCCTTATGAACGCACGCACGCACACCCTACCCCTAGGAGCACCTTCGATAGACTAAGCCggcacatcatcttgagattgacaAAGTTGCCACTGACGCCTTCGTTGTCAACGGGAATGTCTCCACCCACTGAAGGCACATCGTCGAAAGACCTagaataaatccagaaaaatgcaAGCACCAACGTTAAGTCTGGGACTTGAACTCTGATAGGCAGGGGATACCACAgtcctcctaaccatccaaccacgggTTGGTTTGCAATATTATCTATTTAAATGCTCTACAATTTCTCCTAAACGCTCTAtaatttctcctcctctccttgctCAATCTCATTTTGTCTCGAAAGGTCACATATCGAATATATTATGCCCCAACATTAATTTGAAGCAATTGATTTTAGATACGCCTATAATTCATTCCGACTAATGCAGCAAATCTAATGGCCACGCATGCCCTACaagttctcctcctctcctccaagAGGCAACAGATTTGGCATATTATGTACCCAACATTAAATTTTACCAATTAATACTAGATATGATTTAATTAATTCTAACTAATGCATCAAATCTACTCTCTTTAAATACTCTGTGATTCATCACGATCTCCTTGCTCTATCTCATTCTTTGCAAGCCCCATCTCATTGTCCTCCATCTCAAGGAAGGATTAGCCCCCACCCGACACTCATCACCATGAGGaccagcctcctcctcctcattgttGCTGGAACCCTCTATGCCGTCACTAAGCCTGGAGTGGCGCTCGATGGACCCTGGACTCCGATCATGCACACCAGCGACCCACATGTCCACGACCTCGGCAACTGGACGGTTGTGAAGCATGGCAAGGTTGCCAACGATGGGCTCAGGTTCCAAAAGGTGGTGTGCGGTGCGGTGCAGATCGTGGCCGAGGGCATGAACTACCGGCTTACTATCCAAGCATTGCAGGTTGGTGTCAAGGTTGGCATGTACAAGGCAGAGGTGTTCGAGAAGGAATCACCGTTCATCACCATCCGCAAGCTCATCTCCTTTCGCCGGGCCAACCAAGCGATCGATTTGGAGCATTAGCCACTATGGTTgtatggtttctcaatgtaatgaGAAATTTTGAGGACTAGGTGCCTATTTTCACAATCGAATAAAGGTGCCTTTTGCGTACAAGAGTTTGGaagttgggagaatatatataaatTTGATAAATCTGCTTGATTAATTCATGATTATGCGGGCGCATGTTTCGCAAAATTTCTCTACCACGATAGGCCTTCGCTTGAGTCTGTAATCCCTCCTCTGCCCCGCCAAATGTTACAAGTTTAACCTCCTGATCAAGTATATAAGATCAAACAAGGGAAATATCTTGATGTTCAAACGAGGGAAGGGTAACATGCAAGGAATGGTGTTTTCTAGGGTGAGCTAGGCAAGGTGGTGGATAGCTAACGAGCAACAGTGACGAAGCCCAATGGGCCAAGATGGTCCAGTAGTGAAGTATTCACATAAATTTATCTTTTGAATAAAAAAATCCACACTAATGGCTATGGCGGAATTGCAGAATGGTCCATAGGCATGGGCCACCCTAGCTACGCCAGAGCAACTAGTTGTAGATAGTTAATGTGAGTACTTCTAAAAAGGAGATAGCTCATGTGAATTAGTCTTAAAAAGATAGTTCATGTGAATTATGTAAAGAAATAAGATTGAGGGACTAGTGTTGAATTATAGATACTCCTAGGGCACATAAGTAAAACAATTCCTTGAAAATCTCAAAGGCCCATGTGGGGTCTCATGACATGGTAATAAGTTAAGTGCCACCTCATGAGTGAAGGAGAGATGTGACCTACTTATAAGAGATTTTCTTTCACATGCTATTGAGATAAGGAATGATTCATAGGAGCTCCTCCTCCGTCCGTCATGTGTGTTGTCTTTCTTGAAGATATAAGCTTAGGCCTATGTCATGTGTGCGCTTTATTTTTACCAATCAGGAGGGGATAATTAACTGCAAGTCATGACAAACATGCTGTGAATCTAAGACGTAAGATCGTGGGTTCTAGTCGACTCAGTGGTGGGCTCAGTCCCAGGTCTCCATACCTGCCCGCCTATATATTGGACGCTTTGGCAACCCTTGCCACCACCCAGATCAGATCAcatatgctcctcctcctcccacataACCTGTCGCCGTTCCTCTCGCGGCTGCTGCTTTGGGGAACCCCAACCCGTCGATTGCGCGCATGCCTATACAGAAGAACTcaagttttatttatttatattattcACCTGCCGTCTCCATGTTTTTTTCTTCATGTTGATTGTGTTGTCACATATGCAAAAAGGGTTGCCAGGTCATCATCAAAACCATTTTCACAGGACAATAGATCATATCTCAGACTATTTTTTCTGTCACTCATAGCAACTTTGTATGAAAGCCGCACATTTTCATGTGGGGTGTTACTTTATTGCATCCATCAAATAAATTCTCACTAATCCATATAAGATGGATATAGAACTTTTAATGCATGCTTTATAAGCATGAATTTATTGATACAAACCCATGCAAGACAGATATGCAACTATTCAATGGATGCCAAACCGTAAAAGATAGATATTCCCTTCCCATCAGTAACTACTGAATCACAAAAGGGACATACATTCAACTAATTTCCACCAACATGTCCTGCCAATCTATTTATACCGTCCCCCGCGCGCGGTCGTTTCAGCTGTCCTTACCATTGCCACGCCACAGCAGTATCCTCGACTCATCCCATTGTTCTTAAGCTTAAGCTTAAGCTTGCAGCCACATTAATCGACCAAGGAGAAACCATAAGCCATCAACCATGAGAACCGGCCTCCTCCTTGTCATCGGCGTCGGCATCGTCGTTTGCTCCATCATCATGCCCGCCACCGCGATATCGATGCCTGGGGCATGGGAGTACTGTAACGTCGACGCCCTGAAGATGCAGGAGCTCGGGAAATGGGCAGTGGCGGAGCACGTCAAGGTGGCGAACGACGGCATCCGATTCATCGAGGTGTGGGGCTGCGAGGAGCAGGTTGTTCAAGGCGTCAACTACCGTGTCTTCCTCCACGCGTTGCACAACACCGGCGAGAAAGGCCAATTCCAGGCGGGCGTGTacgagggggcgtcgagcagtgcGCGCAAGCTTGTCTCCTTCGACCCGATCATCTAAACGAGGTTTTCTCGTGTATCTGTAACTGTGGAAGTCGTAACAAGATATATTTATCAAGCGTATTGTCGTTTCTTTGATTGTTTGACATCGGTAATAATAAAAGTCAGGGAAACTACTGGCTGAACCCCCGCTCGGTGCACCAATGGTGCATCCATGCAAGAAAATGTATCAAACATTTCTTTTTAAATCTGAAATTTTGTGGTGATGATCTTCAACAAATGTTATAGGCACATGCAAAGTTTGATGGTCAAATAACATGCGAACAGCTCAGTACAAAATAGACAAAATTACAAAATCTGCTCAAAGAGTGCACTTACATTTTGATTAATTTTCAGTGACTTTGCCATCTTTGTACAGAGCTCGTGAATGTTATTTGACCACCAAACTTTGCAGTTGCCCATACCATTTGTTGAAGATCATCCCCACaaagttttagatttttttaaaaGTGAAGATCATCCCCACaaagttttagatttttttaaaatattttgatATATTTTCTTGTGTGGGTGCACCGTGGGTGCATCGAGCGGGGGTATAGAAATACCACTCTCTAAAAGTTAAGACTGTATTCAGGCCTTGCCGGTGATTAGTGTATGAACCCAAAGCCCAAAGGTATCACAGTGGCAGTCCTAGCAAGCAGCCGAGGAGTACCCTCCTCCGTGCTATCGTCGCCGTCCTCAAACCATGGGGCACTCTAGCCGTGGCAAACCAAAACCCAGAAACGCGGCCGTTGGATGGGTGAGAGAGCATGCTCTCATTCAGAGTTTCACACCCGAGTTCATCTCCTTCAGAAAGATCATCTGAGCAACGGCTGGCTATATTGGAGATTTCTTCATGTTTCAGAGATCACATATGCTCGCTATCTTGTCTATAGAAATGTTGCCCATGTATTAAAAAATGATGGAAAATTTATATCTTGTCTATAAAAATATTAATCAAACAATAAAACAAATAATTGGAAAATATTAATaaagtatttgaaaaatattaaacaTGTAAAGACAAAAGCTTGACCATGTATTAACCGAATGTAAATTTTGTAtctgaaaaatgttaatcaagcatttataAAATGTTAAAATTTGTATGATAAAAAAGTTGAACAAAATGTTCTAAACATATACAAAATATATAGAATGAAAAAATACGAAAGcctaacaagaacaaagtaaatcatggaaaatgaaaaaaaaaagtgAAAATAGATAAAGAAACTATGAAAAATAAAAacattgaaaaccaagaaagaaacaAAAACCAAAGGGGGAAAAGGAAATTAGTAACAAAATAAAAAACGTTAAAATAAATGAAATAAACAAAGAAGCCTTCTAGTTTTAAAAatctcgacgcgagaaagccAACGGTGAAAGCGGTTCAAGATTTGAACGCACAGTTTAGAAAATAAAATGTTTTGAAAATATGGATCTACGACAAAAGGGAAAACTatcaggttgcgacaagtggcacgcatgcagtgcgccacttgtcgcaacctgtgAAGGTGGGAGTAATCGTTGGAAGGTGTATTCGCTAACTAGTGATTTCGCTGGTCCGAAATGTGTACTTTTcggtcttttttttgttttggacCAATTCTTTTCCTTTGAGGCTAATAAATTTGtaaaaaggaaaaaagtaaaGTAAAGTCTTGGGCGAGACACATGGGCCTCACCTCAAAGGACAGCATGACACATGGCAACACATGGCTTTTGTGGTCTAGACACAACCTGTTTAGTCTTGTGCGAGACAGTCATGTGTTGGCCACGCGAAATTCAGCCCATTTATCCAGCTATAGTTAGAATCGTCCATCAAAATCATCTGTTAACGAATACACTTTTCAACGATTACTTCCACCTTCACATATTGCGACAAGTGATGTACtgaagttttt includes:
- the LOC123446847 gene encoding putative cysteine proteinase inhibitor 7, encoding MRTSLLLLIVAGTLYAVTKPGVALDGPWTPIMHTSDPHVHDLGNWTVVKHGKVANDGLRFQKVVCGAVQIVAEGMNYRLTIQALQVGVKVGMYKAEVFEKESPFITIRKLISFRRANQAIDLEH